Genomic DNA from Dysidea avara chromosome 10, odDysAvar1.4, whole genome shotgun sequence:
AcattgagtagctatcatgcatgcatgataaatTAATCTTTTCATtagtagctaccaagcatttagatatagctagctacataccataatgcatcagctcatGCTCTAATCAACTAAATCATATATTCCATCATTTTCATACTTTGAACTGGGGAGTATGATACAATATCGCACACTCTGTTCAATGCACCATCAGTATTTTCGTGGTCAGCCACAACATGTACCATTAGTTCCACCGATATCATTTGGATGTCAACACCGATATGCCACTCATACCACACAGTTATTTGCTCAGCCACCAAGATGTATATAGACTTTCTTTTTCTCAACGATTTTTAGACCTCACACTGCCCATTAGTGGAATGCTGTTCCTAATGACATTTTAGCATCCCCAACCTTTCAGGACAATCTATTTTCttatttttgtaaaaataattattttttcttTCTTgtgtcataatttttttttattttcagTCTACTTGTATTATGTGTGTAGTTGTAATTTTTGTTGTGTATCTTTCCTCGGTCGGGGAAGAGCGGCATTGATGACTGACTTGAGGCTAATTCATAagtcaatcaaatcaaatcaaatcaaatctatgggacagaaacatgtatagctaagtagtcaTTTCATACATATCTGCATGTATACAGACTCGCCCGGACTACTCACATTATTACTTGAGTACCCTAAACTGACAAGTGTGGAGAAGCAGCAGCAAATAGGGAAACAATTAAAGCCATTGACAGTAGATTCAAGCAATAACCCAGGCCTCTGTTTGAGACCAGAAATTTATTTTCTGAAGGTGctggcttataattgagacagGCGTTTAATCGAATGCAGcttttatatgaggaaataCGGTGAATGTGTATCAGTGAACAGCACCCCATATACATGTGACCGggctgcaaaaacaggacatgtgggcacataaattTTGCCTATACTTTTTAAactttcatcatcatcacctttcataattttgtaaaaatacATTTTTCTTTTTAACAGATAAACTTTCTTTGCTACAAAAGTCAGGCAGTTATTTTTTTCAAGTGAACAATACACTTTTGCCAGAATTCAGTAAGATTATTTGGCGGTAGGCTTTATTGCCTACATGCAATGATGTTCTATGCATTATGACCGTAGGAAGCACCAGCAGCCTCATTCccagcataaaattattttaggGATCCCATATTATGCTGCTATAGGTGCAATGGCAATGTCATCTACATTCTTCTTCACTGAAAAATAAAATGAGTAAATATAAGGAACTATGCATGGTTACCATAATTGGATTTTTTATGAATTTTATGAGTATCTTGTTACCTTGTTGATTTGTGAATATATATTAAACACAATGTAATGTGTTGGACTGAGTGTTCAGCTgtagagatttgtttgtatttaaTGAAGATTGAAAATCAACCACTTGTAAAGTTTTCAGAGGAAAGtattgtgttgtgtgcatgGTACAAATGTTATAAAGGCATCAAGGTTAGATGCATGTTGAGGTATTCATGAGTAGTCTGCAAAAAatgacaatatatatatatatacattaaatAGCCAAGAATGAAGATGTATCTTTCACAACAAACATATAAAGGTTCAGCAATGAGATGGACTCATATTTTGCACATTGTAAAGAAGTGTGCTGAATGTTTAGCTGGTAGTACTGCATCATCACTGAGCTCTCTAATTGTCCTTACCTCAATACTACTGCATTTGAAGGTTCAAGATCTGTTAAGCAAATTCAGAATTGTTTTATTAATATTAAACAATGCTTTACTAAGTTGTTTAGTTAATACCGTTATTGATTAATGATAACTGATCCCCTTACAGTTCTCATGATGGATATCATCCAATACAAGATAGGCTGACACAGTACAATGGTAGTCAGTGTGGATTCTGTACTCCAGGAATGGTGATGAACATGTACAGGTTGGTTGTATAGTTAGTGTAGATCAGTTGATGATGTTAGTGTAGTCTCCTTAAGGAGTCACCCACTCCTACCAAGCAGCAAATTGAAGATGCTTATGATGGCAACATCTGTAGATGTACAGGTTAGTGAGTATGGTTGATGTTGATGTGTTATAATGTGACCTTTTAGGATATCGTCCTATACTTGATGCTATGAAATCATTTGCTGTTGATGCTGATCCAAAGAATGGAGGGAAATGTATTGACATTGAGGTGAGTTatgtgtacattgtatgtacattgtatAAAGTACTTATTTGGTCGCTTtactgtatatgtaatagggGTCATGAATAggtctgagtcaaatatgctgaAAATTTTGCTTAGGAATTatacctattatactcttcattGTTCCCATTATGTTGTGTTATGTTCCTAGGTTAGTAAAAtttcttacaataatcttggaacatttaatcagtgactgctctattagagtatttcagtgactgttttattagaaagtGTCAATCTAACTtcaactgattgctctattagggagtatcaatctattttcatggaattaagttccatagtttgaaatatctacctattatgctagcattgtgctggcataacactccagcctattatgctttttattatgctggcatatttgacgcaggtCTAGTCACAAAGATTTGCATTTACCCACTGCAAAATGTGAtccgctgagtgaaaacccaactagtttgcatttttctcAAACTTAATTTGATGACTTATTTGTAGATTacagggaaaaaccaatgggctgttaaagtttcagctttatCTAGCAAATACATTGTAGCAATAAGCATcaggaagagcaaaacaatcaatttgtacagtaactatacatGTGGAAATTAATTACAGGCACTCATTTAATCAATCATCAGTCACAAGTGCAACAGGCCATGGAGTGTGAACTTGTCTCATTGTGTTCACAAATAGGGGAATTCATTATGGTACAGTGATTCAGCTTAGAAATGGAAACAATAACATTACGTTTTACAGCAATGTAAACATTCGCACATAACTCACGTTTGATTCATGGTGCAGAAACAAAATGAATATATATCCATTCTTGTAGAGGAGCCATACTTTCTTGAATGAAGTACTAAACCTTGTCAGCCGAAATCAATTTACAGCTCATAAATAAAATATCATTACCATTTGTTGCCAACTCACCTGAGGCCAAAGTCAAACcagctgtcaaactgtcactCAAGCACCTATGGTGTACTAAGCACCTCCACAAATAATTAATGTGTTGCTGGTATTTAAGACAATCATAGTCTTGTAAACAGTTTTACCAATTCACAGCCCTAATTTCAATAAATGAATGATGCCAATAAACTCTATTTCTATATCATAAATAAACACCCATAACTCAGGCCTCTTTTGCTGCACAaacatgaacaggcaaatcctaTGCTATATAGGGATTACTGGTCTGAGCTTAGCTTTACCACAAAAAAATATGTAGCATGTACACCCAGTTTATTCAATAGCAAAAGAATTGAATTTTGAgaaaatggccagtttttgTTCATCTGGTTACATTTACAATACTTGTAGTGAGTAACACGTTTTTATGAATATGTCTGTGTGTGCAGTATAGTGAATACATTGTGTATGAATCATTACTGTTGTTTAGGACTTGGCTGTTAAGAAGTGTGGTTCATCATGTCCCAAGTTGTGTATCAGTGCAGGACAAGTATCATCAACATTGTGGTTTAGACCAAATGAAGTGGTAGACATCTTTACTGTGTTCAGCCAGTATCCTgataaaaacattaaactgaTCACTGGTGATACTGGAAGAGGTGAATGAATAGCAATAATGTAGTTGTGTTTGATCATGTCATCTTGTAGGTGTGTTTAAGAATGAACCACTACCAGATGTGATTGTTGACTTGAAGACAATCAGTAGTTTAGCCAGTATTAGGGTTAGTTGGTGTATTGTGTTTTATACGTACTGGTCTGTAATACTCTGTATACACAGTAATTAATAGTAAAAGCTTCATTGGCGGCTGTTAGAAAGTGTTTAATATTCAAGTTATGGTATATGAAATTAACTTTTGTCTCTTGTTAATTTCAGCCAATGATCAAATAATTTCAATAGCCAACACAGTAAATGGAACTACTAAGCACACAAAATAATAAAGACATAGCATTGACATCTAACAGTGGGCATTTCATGATGTTCACAGAGTACACAACACTACCAAGTGCAAGGCATGACCAGACTCTGCGCACCCATGATTCATGAATGAGTATATATGACTCAGTCAGTCATGAGTGCTATTCAAAGCTAATCTGCTATCTGTTGTATACAGTGCTGCTAatataaaataaacaaaaaaaaatgcaaTGCTTATCCCCCAGCAGCTGTATAATGTACTACTGTTGCCACCcaatgctggttcactgggtatcTGTGTACCACTCAGATAAGCATTGGACCTGGAAGCTTGTACAGTAATTACCAGGTTGCTTTAGCCATATGGCTCATGCAAAACTTCGTATCTTGTctagtacatactgtacactaTTCCTTTATCACAGCATCTCTCCTCTGGTATCACTCATTGCATCCTGTTAGTTTTGTGCTATGACATCACTTTAACCTCTACTGTATCATTTAGTATGATAGTACTCTatactagggatcatgaagatttttACCTTCCCACAAAAAATACCGTAAGATGATTTATGTGCTCAAATTGTGTCTGGTCAGAAAATGATTCTTAGGCAGTAATAACTGAAGACCAGATTTTCACGCACACTTTACTCACAAAGTtatacaatataactatacattTTGTGGTTATTAACATACTGTActgttctacagggtgatgatAAAGTATTATCTGTTGGTGCTACTGTTTCACTCAATACACTTATTGCTACACTGGAGTCACACAAAGACTCATCTCCTAACTCTTTCCCATACCTGGCTGACCATCTGAAGAAAATTGCCAATGTAGCAGTCAGAAATGTTAGTACATTAATGTACTGTCTCACATGTTATCATATTGAGACTACATCAGATTGGATCCTGGGCTGGTAACTTgatgttaactcatgatcatcaaaattttccttcAGATGTTTTCACCATTATGGAAGCTGCTGGTGCTACTGTCACTGTTGGTAAGGTTTGCCCATAATTGTAGTCATGGTATAGTTCTGTATTAAAATTTAGTAGCATCAGCATAATATGTAGCATGATTTTTAACCATAtgaatgcatacatgtatacacacttgTGTTTTTAAGtatttgtgtgttttgtgtgaGACACTTTCTCAGTGGGTGTCACATAATATGTAATTTGCAATTGGGATTGTACATCAGTGGTGGATAGTGGGCTAGAAACGGTGCATGTGCAATAGTTAGCATTTGAATTTACATGATGTGTGCTTATAGCATCATCGTCACAGAGTGCATCTCACTCACTAACTGATTTCCTCCAGTTGGACATGAAGAACAAGGTTAGTGTTGTACACTGCAATGTGATGATAGTGGATATTGTACAGGTGATCACTTCACTGGTCATACCATTCTCTACTTCTAACACTGTAATGAGGACCTTCAAAGTGATGCCTAGACACCAGGTGGGTATGGAGTTGTTATTACACCATTGTTACCTGTGATCATTTCTATTAGAATGCTCATGCCTATGTCAATGCTGGTTTCAGTTGGTCAGTTGACTCCAGTACACATAAAGTACAAGGTTCTCCCTCTATTGTGTTTGGTGGACTACAAGCTCATGCTGTAAGTGTGACAGTGTACATTTGAGATAGTGTACATGTCTCACTATACTGTGTACTAGTAGTCTGTATATTGTTGGATGGTTTGTAGGTTCATGCTACGAAGACTGAAGCTTTCATGGTTGGAAAATCTCTAACTAACTCTGCCACTTTGCAAGGTACTActctatactgtacatatatgatTGTTGTACATTCTTTACAGGAGCACTTAAGGTACTTCAGGAAGAGTTAGTAGCTACAACAGTACCACCTGAAAGTAGTGAAGCTTATCGGCTGAACCTTTCTTATGGCCTGTTCTATAAGGTACATGTGTTTCCAATGTAGATGTTTGTAGATGTATGTATATGCTTACTTTGTTACTGTTGAACCAGTGATTATGAATTAAGACTAACTTATGGTATTAAGATgagttgtgtggccaagaaagtaaGAATACATGCCTTAAACATAACAGTAAGAGTACGTATTAAAGTTTTATGCGTATCATCAGTTTCACAATTCTCATCACAATTTACTAGCTTAACAACTCAGCTCTGGGATATACAACAAGTTTTCAACTAGATATCAGAGATCAACAATTTTTGTATTTATGCTGAGTCATTCGTCTAGTATGAGGCAAATCAGTGCCAAAACCTTGGATGATTCTTTTGTTGAGCATGCCCTAAGCCGAGAAAGTATATCACTATTATACAAGTCATGGTTTTGCACTCATGATTTCATTTGTATTAGTGCAAATGATACCTTCCATTTCCACAGATCCTCTCTAAAGTTTCCTGCTGGAGCTTTAATCTATTTACATATAAGTacttgctacaaacaaatcaacaccttagCGCAACAAAAACATCAGACACAAATAAAGACAAAGGCAATTATaggatgcatgtattgtatatgAAAGTGCACACTCCAGCCAGAGGAATAGAAATGCATGGCTAATAGTTGAGGTACACTTGTTTGAAGACATCGGTTAGTCAGTATACCTAGAATTTCATTAAATAAAAATATTTCCAGTTGATGTTTTAACCAGATCAATACTACCAAATCAAAACTTTATTTCAGTATTCATATATGGAATTTTTCTACAGTTTTATCTGGCCAGTATTCCTGGTCACATCAGTGATAAGGTGAAATCAGCTGCTGTTCCATATGTGAGGCCAGTGTCTCAGTCCTACCAGTCTTATGACACTGTCAAGTCAGAGTATCCTGTGACTGAGCCAATGACCAAGTTGACTGCTAAACTACAAGTGTGTATGTTGGTGTGTGGTAAGTTATGATGAGGATTATGTTGTAGGCATCAGGAGAGGCACAATATGTTAGTGATATGATCCAACCTGATCAACTATCAGCTGCTTTTGTATTAGCAACAATggtatgtgtattgtaatgTGTGAAGTGTTATGAGGTGAACTGTTTTAGGGAAATGCTACAATAAAGAGTGTTGATGCAACAGAGGCACTGGTAAAAGCTTTCATGTATATTACATATGGTGTTGTATGGGTTATTTCTTTAGCAAATTCCAGGAGTAATGCAGTTCTTCTCAGCTAAAGATATTCCAGGAAAGAATTCGTTTTATGGACCACCATTGCTTTATGCACAATTTCAACATGAACTTGTAAGAATGAAAACTAattgcacatacatacacacacacacacacacaaacacatgtcaATCTCTTGACCTGCATGCACTTCCACTACATGGCATACATTAGAGCTATGCAGCATAGTGTGGGGCTAAATGGGGCAGCCCAGGACATTGTCAGATGCTAGGTGCTAAATGCACCTGCATCTGCAGTTAGCTGTTGTATTTCTATTGCTATAGCTGGTATTTAGTCATATCAAGCAGCCTAGCTGTGCCATGCCCGGGGTTGCCCAAAATGTGAAGCATGCATGATTGAATTGGGTACATGCCAGTGATTAGTCAAGGGTGGGTGGGTGACTTTGCTTAGCATGTTTTTGACGGCTTAAATCTTTATGACCGGATTCAGTATGAGCAATTCCGAATAGCACCCATTCTAACACAAGTAGAGATTGTGTGATCGTCATTTGCATGTGCAATGGTGCTGGGTATTAACAGTTGTGGGTTCCAGTTCTATTAACTGGGATTCGATGCCAAATTATACCAGATTTACTTGTCTGTTAACATTATTTACAGTGGTAAATTGTGTACTTAATGCGTAAAAGAATTCTAAGAAGTCAGATCCAAACCTCACCACCATCCTAAGGCTGATTATGGAGCATGCACCAAGTAGATAGTTTTTATTAACATGGTACACTGCATGTGTATGCCTAACTGGCACTTACAATGTTATACAAGCATATCATACATGCACCCTTAATTCTATTGGCAAaatagtatatagctatattgttACTTATAACCAGGTGGCACCCATGCTGTATCATGATGTATTAAATATATTGTGTGAATGTTACAGTAATGATGTTAATTTGTTTCAATTTCTGACCAATTGCATTATTGTTAGCTCATTGTTGTATTACATGTTATTTTGTCTTGTTGAAATTGTAAAATGTGTCATGTGTTCTTTACAGTTATTTGTTGTTGATGAGGTAGCCTATGCTGGTCAACCAGTTGGTATTATTGTGGCTGGTGAGAAATATATACAAGTGTGGATATGAATAATATGAATTACTATCTGTATAGACACTCAGGCTAATGCTGATCGAGCAGCTAAAATGGTGAAGATCCAGTACACATCTAAGGGTAAACCAATACTGACTGTAGCTGATGCCATTCAGAACAACTCTTTCTATGACTTCCCTGGAGAAGCACAAATTCTTACTGTAGGAGATGCAAAAGGTGTGTTAAGCCCCTTATTAAAATAAGACAAGCATCTACTGATTGTGCTAATATACTCAGAAACCAACTTAACAACAttataccttcatggcaccatGGTGTATTGGTGAAGTATAACCCCAAGGCCCAAGCCCAAAAGTTCAATCCAATAAATTGCTGCAAaatttcactgttcgacatcactttaGCCTGGCCAGGAttcttttggcatactacagtatgttCATCAGTACCTTTTTTATCCTTTCtctcccatttcttttcactgccAGTGCAATGAGTCAATTTGTATTAGTGCACTCATAGCTTCATGATAAATATGATCCATCATTTTTGAACCATGCCTCCAGTAGTCAAAATAAGCAGTAAGCTAGTTTAACACATCGTTCTTGTGTAGGGCTGTGTAACTATGTGATATGACTGCATTGCTTGTTATAATAGTGCATGTTTTTCTTCGTCCATCTGGTTCCACtattcttcttttttttttttgatgtggCGTTATAGAAGTTGACTAATGAGGAATGTGTAATAAACTAAATGTGAGggaaatttaggaattttacagGCTAGTAGCCAGTAGTAGGAtcaatgtaatttattgcaacgCAATTTTAACATGCCTTGGTGTGGACGTAGAATACATTGCAAACCTACGTACCATACCACAGTAAGTGATGCCAGCAtcctttagtgataaactagccTTTCAAGtaaagtaattatataaattaaaTTCAGCAACGCAGAATCCATGAGATGACTGCAAGGTCCATTAGAGTGGCATTGCACATTAGTAAAGTAGCCCAGTGCTAGCACCTTGAACTGAAATCAATGCAGGTAAAACATTAACCAATCTTGTAGGATATGTGAGAcgtgatgacatcataatgatTCATTGCATAACAAACTGGCTTGACAGGTTTAAGATTACGAGATCATGCCATAGTACATGGCTTGTTCGCGGACAGAAACATTTATAGGTATTTTCCCATTGGATATATGCATTTTTCCCTTCCATGTGTTTGCAATATGGTATAGTGTTGCTAAAATGGGGTGATAGGGAATTGAGGAAGTTTGGGAAGAATTTGGGTGGATAaagtgctaattatctgtgcatggCCAAACCAAATCAATTACACTAAATTTAACCTTATATTAAATTCATTGGTTGCTGCTATCACGTGTTGTTATGCATATATGGTGCATTGCTGCAATTTTGTACTAATTAGAAGACATAACTATTTGCTTCATAGTctcagttgccctttccccaaggtacttgtgtatagatatctgtataaatgttttttGTGTTTGGTGCTGTTGCGtacactttatggctttgtggaaatgttattgtggttagaacTAGGGAAAAAGTAGGAAATAGAGCTAGGTGCGGTGGAAcggtggtgtgtatagctaggaaaatattatatagtcatgtctattttgtatgcacacatattaaatacatggtaagtggtgGTTACACCCTAggggtgtgcactgctcgaATATGCTGAGTGCACACCACCCGAGGTGCTGCCACACCAATCCGCATATTACTTACAATTAAACAACGGGGGTCAcctgaagtgcaaatttaatcactACTTTGTTTGTTGTTAATTATATTGGGCTACAGTAGAAATTAAATTTGCAGTTCAGGTGATGATCCCCCTTGTATAGTAAACACTTCTTAATCCCTACTAGCTTGTGAAATTCCTAATTTAAAATAATGATCATGTATAGTCACGTATTCCGTGCATACCTCTGTCAGGTGCTATATCAAACTCAGCTCATACCATAAGTGGTAACATATCATGTGGGACACAATATCACTTCCATATGGAGACACAAGTATGTTGTTAGGTATCATGTGTGTGTAATTGAGTGTAGCAGCGTATTGTTGCAGTACAactgtgtgtatatgtatgcagtCTTTGCTGTAATCATTCATGCATGTAATTAGCCCACATTACAACTGCTTTTACTAATGACATCCCTACACTACAAAATTTGTACATAGAACAGATCATAATCAATCTCATTCCAATGCTCAAACTAATATTATTGCAGTTACATGTAGTACTCAAACTATTTTAGTGAAAGCTTTTAATTATTAAATTGTTTAGCATTAATTTTATCTAATACCAGGGGTGTAGcaaaggagggggggggggggtttcaaCAGTTACCAGCAGCAGGTGTCTGGGGTATAGCCCCCAGCCAATATCAGATCTTGAATATTTTAATGGTCAAAACTCAACagattgctatattttatggaTGAAAAAATGTGACAGCTAATCATTATTTTTTTACAACCCCCTAGTGGGTGGGGCACAGCTATgtatacacatacaaacatgaaTCCAGTAATAAACTTGTGAACAATCAAAGCATTATTTAAGTGTGTTGAGGATGTGTTTTGTATACCCAAGTGCATGATATAAATTCAATTGGTCCATCTATTCCCATGCATGACTAAAAATCTATTGTAGAAGCTCATACTCAGTTTTACATAATCTACATTTATAATGCTACATAgccaaatactccttcctcaaAACCAGCACGTTACATCTCTTCCACATTAAAGTTCCTTATCACGTTAATAATAATTGGATAGTtgtatgaatgctctattagagtacatcacgGATGAATTGTTAGAGTAtatgtgactactctattagagtatctcaatcttttaaaATAAAGGGTACATGTCTCCTCTGTAGATCCTTCCCTAATGGTTGAATGTAAATTTTATAGTACTATTAATTGTTTTTGCTGTACTGCATGCTCATCCACTCTTGTGTTGCCATGCAAACTTGGTGTGATAGCTGAAACCTAGTAATCTAAATTTTAGTGGGGAATTCCTCAAACCCTTGGAAACCCTCTTCCCTATGCTCCTGAATACCATTCACTACCATGCACATGGAGATCTATTCTTAACcttatataatacatatcagTGTTAGTAAATATAATAAGGCAGTGAAATGTGTGGTGCACCTACTATTCTCACTTCTATCCAACAATTTCACAACAGTAGCTACATGTTCATAATCCAGTAATTTCTCTATCTCCACATCGCAATGATGTCCATTTTACAGACCAGCTTGTGTATACCTGAAGATGACAGCTACACAGTGTACAGTTCCACCCAGTGGCCTGATGCTTGTCAAGTGGCAGTATCTGATGTTTTGGGAATACAAAATAACAAGTACGTATGCAAGATGTTAACTTGCGATATATCACTGTACAAGCAGTAAATATAGCACAGGTAGtcttttttttaatgcacatcACAATGTGTCTGTCAGAATGTAATAAGTAAAGTCTATGTCCATATGGGAGTAGGTAAGATAGCATAACGAATATCTAATCCATATATTGGCTGCTCCTACTATACATTAAAATTGATTTTCTTTTGTTGCCAAACTATTGAAGTGTTCATATTAATCAAAGTTTGATAGCCGTAGCTCAATTTATTGTGGTATTAATTCTTGGATTGCATCCAAGCAGTGGATTATCATGGTTCCATGTACTATGCTGGTCTCATTTCTTGTTATTTAGTGTGAATGTTTCTGTGAAGAGAGTAGGTGGTGGATTTGGAGGTAAAATTTCTCGCAGTCACCaaatagcagcagcagctgcCCTGGCAGCTCACCACACTAGACGGTAATAAGATACTTAGTTTCATGCCATGTATTGTGTACATATTATTAGACCAGTCAAAATTCACATGGACATTGACTCCAATATGAAAATGGTGGGAAAGAGATTCCCATACTATGCAACTTACCAGGTGTACAAATCATTCTACTGTTATGTTGTGTGAATGCCATTTTTTGTTCATGATTACAGGCTGGGTTTAGTGGTGATGGTACAATTAATGGTGTTGTCATGAACATTTATGGTAACTCCGGATGCTACAGCAATGGCCAGGCAATTACTCTTGGCATGATGTTTGTGGACAATGGTATGACAATACATTTaatcacatgtatgtatgtgcataccTTTTCATCCTATGACAGTATCAGCAACATTGCTGGTAATTTTCTTTTTGTTCTAACATAACTGTATACTGGATGTTAAAATAGACAGGATTCAAGCAACTGTTATACAGCACAACagtgctgtatagtagagatcatGAAGTATTGGGGTTTTTCTGCCCTACACTATCAGTTTGCTAGATCGATGGATAATTTTAAACTAACACGTATAGTTGTAGTTGTTAAATATAGTAATAGAGTACAATACATTAATTGACACAAATTTGAGGTGAAGTCAAGCACAAGTAACCAAATATTTTATATGACTACTGCaatacatttaattggcttACATCCCACTATGGTTTCAGACTTCTGTAATGAAGCTGGTTTCATATGCTGCTCATTGTGAACATCATCTTTGAGCTCATATCAACACCTTAATGGAAATTAATGTAGATATTAACAGAGCAATAACTATATACCATACttgtagtgatgtgtgatacACCTGAAAGAGTGTATCTGTATCTAATAGCTGTGTAGTCACCGATATGATATGATACATGTGCATCTTTCAATTAGATGCAGGAGCTGATAATAAAATTTCATAGCTACATAACAGCAATACCCCATTGCACTGTTATATAACAAATTTTAAAAGAGTTCAGGAAGTGGTAAGCAACCCAGCTACACCATTTTCACATTCACAATCAAAATACGTATTGATACACAggcatgatcaagacacacggtagtgtgtcgtgcggcccaagaagccggcgcgtaacacccgtgagtatattgacaggaagaaagaaaacgcaattttcgcacctccgtagctctgtgctgctttgatgaaacaagacgatttttgctgtggacactcccaccaacttcagtactccacattccaaatttgagcgaaatcgcttcaaacgttcccgagatatgcgacttcaaaaattggcttagt
This window encodes:
- the LOC136237220 gene encoding uncharacterized protein isoform X1; this encodes MSSLSPTTNLSFTLNGGNVEVSNADPNTTLNEWIRSQYGLSGTKKMCGEGGCGCCVVSVLRKDPTTGDDATISVNSCLCPLYSVEGWQITTVEGIGNSHDGYHPIQDRLTQYNGSQCGFCTPGMVMNMYSLLKESPTPTKQQIEDAYDGNICRCTGYRPILDAMKSFAVDADPKNGGKCIDIEDLAVKKCGSSCPKLCISAGQVSSTLWFRPNEVVDIFTVFSQYPDKNIKLITGDTGRGVFKNEPLPDVIVDLKTISSLASIRGDDKVLSVGATVSLNTLIATLESHKDSSPNSFPYLADHLKKIANVAVRNIGSWAGNLMLTHDHQNFPSDVFTIMEAAGATVTVASSSQSASHSLTDFLQLDMKNKVITSLVIPFSTSNTVMRTFKVMPRHQNAHAYVNAGFSWSVDSSTHKVQGSPSIVFGGLQAHAVHATKTEAFMVGKSLTNSATLQGALKVLQEELVATTVPPESSEAYRLNLSYGLFYKFYLASIPGHISDKVKSAAVPYVRPVSQSYQSYDTVKSEYPVTEPMTKLTAKLQASGEAQYVSDMIQPDQLSAAFVLATMGNATIKSVDATEALQIPGVMQFFSAKDIPGKNSFYGPPLLYAQFQHELLFVVDEVAYAGQPVGIIVADTQANADRAAKMVKIQYTSKGKPILTVADAIQNNSFYDFPGEAQILTVGDAKGAISNSAHTISGNISCGTQYHFHMETQTSLCIPEDDSYTVYSSTQWPDACQVAVSDVLGIQNNNVNVSVKRVGGGFGGKISRSHQIAAAAALAAHHTRRPVKIHMDIDSNMKMVGKRFPYYATYQAGFSGDGTINGVVMNIYGNSGCYSNGQAITLGMMFVDNAYHIPNWHVTPKLVKTNIAANTPCRSPGSLPVVFMIESIMEHIGDTLGMPSETIKQKNLYEKGQATPYGMSLNYCNIKDMWSQLYQSADVTNRSSQAADFNKQNHWRKRGISVVPLKWGAIWQDIGFFTVMISIYAGDGTVAVTHGGIEIGQGINTKVAQVTSKELGIPLDYVKILPTNVMTSPNGTATGGSTTSEVICQGVITVSQMLNSRIDPVRQKMNNPTWKDLITRCQTDGVDLSARTMVNLKTKDPFAYNIYGVNCTEVEIDVLTGEIEILRSDILFDCGQSINPEIDIGQVEGAYIMGLGYWLTEKCSYDEDSGEILTHNTWEYKPPECKDIPIDFRVELLKNAPNPVGILSSKACGEPPMCMSSSILFAVKKAIVAARADINNKDFFSLSAPATVEDIQQKCLVAPSQFTL